The following are from one region of the Bacteroidales bacterium genome:
- a CDS encoding ABC-F family ATP-binding cassette domain-containing protein: protein MISINNLSVHFTGDYLFENVSFLINDRDRIGLVGRNGTGKTTLLKVLCGEMEPETGTIASPSGNTVGYLPQEMASGSKLSVIEETMTAFEEALKLQDQITNYTAELAERTDYHSESYEKLLHRFNDVNDRFHLIGGHMMQEGAEKVLKGLGFEPEDFNRPMSTFSGGWQMRVELAKILLRSPDVILLDEPTNHLDIESIQWLEDFLINYRGAVVLVSHDRTFLDNVTTRTVEIMNARIYDYKAGYSEYVELRAGQMEQQKAAFDNQQSQIAQIERFIDRFRYKSTKARQVQSRVKLLEKMDRVEVDDIDSSAIHFVFPPAPRSGKVVIEARQLSKKYGEKQVLKNLEYIIEQGDFVAFVGRNGEGKTTLARIIIGNLDHEGICRLGHNVVIGYYAQNQAELLDPEKTVFQTIDDVAVGDMRPKVRAILGSFLFGSEAIDKKVKVLSGGEKARLALARLLLKPVNLLVLDEPTNHLDMISKDILKNALLKFDGTLIVVSHDRDFLQGLTDKVFEFKNKGIKVWLGDVFDFLQARKLASLKELEARKLAARPLEGDSASSDNKLNYERRKQQDKEVRKVASKVEKVESEISNIESEIKKHDLLLADPESHINALKSSILYKEYQELKSRLEGKMEEWASLHDEMELLKKSQEG from the coding sequence ATGATCTCAATCAATAATCTTTCTGTTCATTTTACCGGGGATTACCTCTTCGAAAATGTTTCATTTCTAATCAATGATCGTGACCGCATTGGGTTAGTTGGAAGAAATGGTACAGGAAAAACTACTTTACTTAAAGTTCTTTGTGGGGAAATGGAACCTGAAACCGGAACCATCGCAAGCCCATCTGGCAATACTGTTGGTTACCTGCCACAAGAAATGGCATCCGGAAGTAAGCTGTCAGTCATAGAAGAAACAATGACTGCTTTTGAAGAAGCTTTAAAACTGCAGGATCAAATTACAAATTATACCGCTGAACTGGCTGAGCGGACTGATTATCATTCTGAATCCTATGAAAAATTACTGCATCGTTTTAATGATGTAAATGATAGGTTCCACCTGATTGGTGGTCATATGATGCAGGAAGGTGCTGAAAAGGTTTTGAAAGGATTAGGTTTTGAACCCGAGGATTTTAACCGTCCAATGAGTACTTTCAGCGGTGGTTGGCAGATGAGGGTTGAGCTGGCTAAGATTTTACTTAGAAGTCCGGACGTTATTCTTCTTGATGAGCCTACCAACCACCTGGATATTGAATCCATTCAATGGCTTGAAGACTTTCTGATTAATTACCGAGGAGCAGTTGTCTTGGTTTCACATGATAGAACTTTCCTTGATAATGTTACTACAAGGACGGTTGAGATTATGAATGCAAGGATTTATGATTACAAAGCCGGATACTCTGAATATGTGGAGTTGAGAGCAGGGCAAATGGAGCAACAAAAAGCTGCTTTTGATAATCAGCAAAGTCAGATTGCGCAAATTGAACGTTTTATTGATCGTTTCAGATATAAATCCACTAAGGCCCGGCAGGTTCAATCCAGGGTGAAGTTGCTGGAGAAAATGGATAGAGTTGAAGTTGATGACATTGATAGTTCAGCCATTCACTTTGTCTTTCCACCGGCCCCCAGGTCCGGAAAAGTTGTAATTGAAGCCAGGCAATTGTCAAAAAAATATGGCGAGAAACAAGTTCTGAAAAATCTGGAGTATATTATCGAGCAAGGTGATTTTGTAGCTTTTGTTGGAAGGAATGGAGAAGGTAAAACTACCTTGGCCCGGATTATTATAGGGAACCTTGATCACGAAGGTATCTGCAGGCTTGGACACAATGTTGTTATTGGGTATTATGCTCAAAACCAGGCAGAGTTACTGGACCCGGAAAAGACCGTTTTTCAGACAATAGATGATGTGGCCGTTGGAGATATGCGGCCAAAAGTCAGGGCTATTCTGGGAAGTTTTCTTTTCGGTTCGGAAGCCATTGATAAAAAAGTTAAGGTTTTATCGGGCGGTGAAAAAGCCCGCCTTGCTCTTGCGCGATTACTGCTTAAACCGGTTAATCTACTGGTATTGGATGAGCCTACTAACCATCTTGATATGATCAGTAAGGATATCCTGAAAAATGCATTGTTAAAATTCGATGGAACATTGATCGTAGTTTCTCATGACAGGGATTTTCTTCAAGGATTAACCGATAAGGTATTTGAATTTAAAAATAAAGGGATAAAAGTCTGGCTGGGAGATGTGTTTGACTTCCTTCAGGCAAGAAAATTAGCCAGTTTGAAAGAGCTGGAAGCCCGCAAACTTGCTGCAAGGCCTTTAGAGGGTGATAGTGCATCTTCTGATAATAAGTTGAATTATGAGCGCAGGAAGCAGCAGGATAAAGAAGTTCGTAAGGTTGCATCAAAGGTTGAAAAAGTAGAATCTGAAATTTCGAATATAGAGTCTGAAATCAAAAAGCATGACCTTTTATTAGCAGATCCGGAGAGTCATATAAATGCTTTGAAATCTTCCATACTCTATAAGGAATACCAGGAATTAAAGTCACGACTGGAAGGGAAGATGGAAGAATGGGCTTCACTCCATGATGAAATGGAATTGCTTAAAAAAAGCCAGGAAGGTTAA
- a CDS encoding polyprenyl synthetase family protein → MHSIESLQSKISRAFDELNFPSAPIELYEPVDYTLKLGGKRLRPLLVLAACDLFGGNPDEALNAAISIELFHNFTLLHDDLMDQAPLRRGKETVYKKWNANIAILSGDTMFALANQYMLKSRNDVSPILLGLLNATAIEVCEGQQYDMNFESRTNVSLHEYIEMIRLKTAVLLAASLKTGAIIGGADPDQANKLYGFGINIGLAFQLMDDLLDVYAKEDKFGKQCGGDIISGKKTFLILKALQLSSAQKAIELQNLYQSSDLADAEKVSLVKEIFNELNIYQYTRDEINSYWEKALKSMQIQGLAPENTTTLLTYCAALMDREY, encoded by the coding sequence ATGCATTCAATTGAATCCTTACAATCAAAGATCAGCAGGGCTTTTGATGAGCTGAATTTCCCATCTGCACCCATCGAATTATACGAACCTGTTGACTACACCCTTAAATTGGGTGGTAAAAGGCTCAGGCCTCTTCTGGTTCTCGCCGCTTGCGACCTTTTTGGAGGTAATCCTGATGAAGCATTAAATGCAGCCATAAGCATTGAACTCTTTCACAACTTTACACTTTTACATGATGACTTGATGGACCAGGCCCCTCTTCGCAGGGGTAAAGAAACGGTCTATAAGAAATGGAATGCCAATATCGCAATCCTCTCAGGGGATACAATGTTTGCCCTGGCTAATCAATACATGCTGAAATCCCGTAATGATGTCAGTCCTATTTTGCTCGGCCTTCTCAATGCCACTGCAATCGAAGTGTGTGAAGGGCAACAATATGACATGAACTTTGAGTCCCGCACTAATGTAAGTCTTCATGAATATATTGAAATGATAAGGCTGAAGACTGCAGTATTACTGGCTGCTAGCCTTAAAACCGGTGCAATAATAGGCGGAGCTGATCCGGATCAGGCAAACAAGCTTTATGGTTTTGGGATTAATATCGGGCTTGCTTTCCAATTGATGGATGACCTTCTGGATGTTTATGCTAAAGAGGATAAATTCGGAAAGCAATGTGGGGGCGATATCATTTCTGGCAAGAAAACCTTTCTCATATTAAAAGCTCTGCAACTATCTTCTGCTCAGAAAGCCATTGAACTTCAGAATCTTTATCAATCTTCTGACCTCGCTGATGCTGAGAAAGTGAGCCTGGTAAAAGAAATATTTAATGAATTGAATATCTACCAGTATACAAGGGATGAAATCAATTCATATTGGGAAAAAGCACTAAAATCCATGCAGATTCAGGGTCTGGCACCCGAAAACACAACAACACTGCTGACTTATTGTGCAGCCTTGATGGATAGGGAATATTAA
- the rfbA gene encoding glucose-1-phosphate thymidylyltransferase RfbA → MKGIILAGGSGTRLHPLTLAMSKQMMPIYDKPMIYYPLSVLMMAGIRDVLIISTPHDLPGFERLLGDGSSLGCSIHYAVQHQPNGLAQAFVIGKDFIGNDKASLILGDNIFYGTGIQKLLSECNDPDGGVVFAYHVSDPERYGVVEFDEAKKAISIEEKPAKPKSNYAVPGLYFYDNSVVDVASNIKPSARGEYEITDVNKYYLEQGKLKVGILSRGTAWLDTGTFASLLQASQFVQVIEERQGLKIGCIEEVAYRMGFINRNQLEIIAQPLIKSGYGTYLLNLPDID, encoded by the coding sequence ATGAAAGGAATCATTCTAGCCGGTGGCTCTGGCACCCGTCTTCACCCTCTTACACTTGCTATGAGCAAGCAGATGATGCCCATCTATGATAAACCCATGATTTATTACCCATTATCCGTGCTTATGATGGCAGGAATCAGGGATGTATTGATCATCAGTACGCCACATGACCTCCCTGGTTTTGAACGGCTTTTGGGAGATGGCAGCAGTCTTGGCTGTTCAATTCATTATGCTGTGCAGCATCAACCGAATGGACTAGCCCAGGCATTTGTAATAGGGAAAGACTTCATTGGAAATGATAAAGCTTCTTTGATCCTGGGGGATAATATCTTTTATGGTACCGGCATCCAGAAGTTATTGTCCGAATGCAATGATCCCGATGGAGGTGTTGTATTTGCCTACCATGTTTCAGATCCTGAACGATATGGAGTTGTTGAGTTTGATGAAGCAAAAAAAGCTATTTCCATTGAGGAAAAACCGGCGAAACCTAAATCTAATTATGCGGTGCCTGGTTTATATTTTTATGATAATTCTGTAGTTGATGTAGCAAGCAATATTAAGCCCAGTGCCCGGGGTGAATATGAAATTACCGATGTAAATAAGTATTATCTCGAACAGGGAAAACTCAAAGTGGGTATTCTAAGCAGGGGCACAGCCTGGCTGGATACAGGAACTTTCGCATCCTTACTGCAGGCATCTCAATTTGTTCAGGTAATTGAAGAGCGGCAAGGCCTGAAAATTGGCTGTATCGAAGAAGTGGCCTATCGGATGGGGTTCATCAACAGAAACCAACTTGAAATCATAGCCCAACCCCTAATCAAAAGTGGCTATGGAACTTACCTTCTTAACCTGCCAGATATTGATTGA
- a CDS encoding MMPL family transporter, with translation MWTTLVRIILRNRPAILAGIAIITIFMGWKATSVKMSYDNARMLPVSDTAYQEYENFRKQFGEDGNVLVIGVINPKMFEVNELNAWFDLSEKIKKTDGIQEVASITRAVSVIKNDSLRKFEFLPLVTKRLSSQAEADSLKEKILGLRFYQGLLYNPETHAYLMAVTLDKKRLNDKSRQVLVQKINDDALAYKASTGHELHISGLPYIRSKMMEKIKDELILFIFLSIGVATLILFLFFRSFKVVVSSLIVVTISILWAVGLIALFGFKITILTGVIPSLTVIIAIENCIYILNKYHWEFRAHGNQAKALSRVVQRIGFASLMVNTATAIGFAAFILVSNQLLREFGIITAISIMLEYVLCITLLPIIFSYLSPPGEKHVAHLDNKIFGGILDYILYLVQYKRKIIYIVAGILLLIGIVGLMQMKTSGKVVDDLRKSDPIYVDLKFFEKNFGGVMPFEISIDTRKKKGVMKLSTIQKIDELQDTVMAFGIFSKPLSIAELVKFAKQAYFNGNPDRYSLPNSQEKNFVLSYFPTRTEGKIEVMHSFIDSLQQKTRISFQMADVGTKELNRVMSQLRPKVDSIFNPAQYDVVVTGNSVVHVRGTEFLISHLFQSVLIAIIFISLLMALMFSSFRMIVVSMLPNIIPLIITAAIMGFAGIPIKPSTIIVFSIALGISVDNAIQYLSRYRHELKKTGNDIKKSALNALREAGFSMIYTSIVLVLGFSVFIVSEFGGTQALGILISTTLFIAMFFNMVVLPSLLLSLDKRLVTKAFKSEPLIEIYDGDENNNNAEQTAQ, from the coding sequence ATGTGGACAACACTCGTGAGGATCATTCTTCGTAACAGGCCTGCCATACTTGCAGGTATTGCTATCATTACCATTTTTATGGGGTGGAAAGCCACTTCAGTTAAAATGTCATATGACAATGCAAGGATGTTACCTGTTTCTGATACTGCATACCAGGAATATGAGAACTTCAGGAAACAGTTTGGGGAAGATGGTAATGTACTTGTGATTGGGGTCATCAATCCAAAGATGTTCGAAGTAAATGAATTGAATGCCTGGTTCGACCTATCGGAGAAAATTAAGAAAACCGATGGAATACAGGAAGTAGCATCAATCACCAGGGCTGTCAGCGTGATCAAAAATGATAGCCTGCGTAAATTCGAATTTCTTCCCCTGGTCACAAAACGGCTATCATCTCAGGCGGAAGCTGATAGTCTTAAAGAAAAAATTCTGGGACTCCGTTTTTACCAGGGACTTCTTTATAATCCCGAAACACACGCTTACCTGATGGCTGTCACCCTCGATAAGAAGAGGCTGAATGATAAAAGCAGGCAGGTACTTGTTCAGAAAATCAATGATGATGCATTAGCCTACAAAGCCAGTACCGGTCATGAACTCCACATCTCCGGGCTACCTTATATCCGTTCCAAAATGATGGAGAAGATTAAGGATGAATTAATCCTCTTTATTTTTCTCTCTATTGGTGTTGCTACCCTAATCCTTTTTCTCTTCTTCCGATCTTTTAAAGTTGTAGTCAGTTCTCTCATTGTTGTCACTATCAGTATTTTGTGGGCTGTTGGACTGATCGCGCTTTTTGGATTTAAAATAACCATCCTTACTGGTGTAATACCTTCGCTTACAGTAATAATAGCCATAGAGAATTGCATTTATATCCTGAATAAGTATCATTGGGAGTTCCGGGCACATGGAAACCAGGCAAAAGCCCTCTCCAGGGTGGTACAGCGCATTGGATTTGCATCACTCATGGTCAATACTGCAACTGCTATTGGATTTGCAGCGTTCATCCTTGTTTCTAACCAGCTTTTAAGGGAATTTGGTATTATCACTGCGATTAGTATAATGCTCGAATATGTACTCTGCATCACACTTTTACCTATTATCTTCAGCTATCTTTCTCCTCCGGGGGAAAAACATGTGGCTCACCTGGATAACAAAATATTCGGCGGCATACTTGATTATATCTTATATCTTGTTCAGTATAAGAGGAAAATCATTTATATCGTTGCAGGTATTCTACTGTTGATTGGCATTGTTGGTTTAATGCAGATGAAGACTTCAGGTAAAGTAGTCGATGACCTCCGAAAATCAGATCCAATCTATGTAGATCTTAAATTTTTTGAGAAGAATTTTGGCGGTGTAATGCCCTTTGAGATTTCCATTGACACCAGGAAGAAAAAAGGTGTCATGAAATTGTCTACGATTCAAAAGATTGATGAATTACAGGACACGGTAATGGCTTTTGGAATCTTTTCAAAACCGCTGTCAATAGCAGAACTTGTAAAGTTTGCAAAACAGGCTTACTTCAATGGCAACCCTGATCGGTATTCCTTACCTAACTCCCAGGAAAAGAATTTTGTGCTATCTTATTTCCCAACCCGAACTGAAGGAAAAATAGAAGTGATGCACTCTTTCATTGATAGCTTGCAGCAAAAAACAAGGATCAGTTTCCAGATGGCTGATGTTGGTACCAAAGAATTGAACAGGGTTATGTCGCAACTCAGACCAAAAGTAGACAGCATTTTTAATCCTGCTCAGTATGACGTTGTGGTTACAGGGAATAGTGTAGTCCATGTCAGGGGTACTGAATTTCTCATCAGCCACCTGTTTCAGAGCGTTTTGATCGCAATCATTTTCATATCACTCCTGATGGCATTAATGTTCTCAAGTTTCAGGATGATAGTGGTTTCTATGTTGCCTAATATAATCCCACTTATTATTACCGCAGCTATCATGGGTTTCGCAGGAATACCTATTAAACCATCCACAATTATTGTTTTTAGCATTGCTTTAGGGATTTCTGTGGATAACGCTATTCAGTATTTGTCGAGATACCGGCATGAGTTGAAGAAAACAGGAAATGATATTAAGAAGTCAGCGCTGAATGCCCTTAGAGAAGCAGGTTTTAGCATGATCTACACATCTATTGTACTCGTTCTTGGCTTTAGTGTATTTATCGTATCAGAATTTGGTGGAACACAAGCATTGGGGATATTAATTTCAACCACCTTATTTATTGCCATGTTTTTTAACATGGTAGTATTGCCGTCATTATTACTCTCCCTGGATAAGCGCCTGGTTACCAAAGCTTTTAAATCTGAGCCCTTAATCGAAATCTACGATGGTGACGAGAATAATAACAATGCTGAACAAACAGCTCAATAG
- a CDS encoding 6-phosphofructokinase, translating to MKGSILILAGGGPAPGINTVISSVAKVFLRDGYRVIGLHDGYRNLFMDNPSTVDIDFEMADRVFSMGGSMLRMSRYKPADLEFKTNFFVKNDVKLLVTIGGDDTASTANRISKFLTERKFPIQNIHVPKTIDNDLPLPEGQPTFGYQSAKQEGVRIGRTIYEDARTSGNWFVVSAMGREAGHLAFGIGAACHYPMIVIPEMFNNTKVTLDKITRLIISSIIKRKILGIPYGVAIVSEGVFHFMSDDEIEASGIQFTYDEHGHPELGTVSKAHIYNMLLQIRLKQLGIDVKSRPVEMGYELRCIQPTAFDLLYCSLLGIGVKRLFDEGLTGCMVTSDPTGDIFPLFLKDVEDSHGKVRTRMVSMESQKSKMVFFDSIQYITSEDYTAAKKYLKNPEDFDFKKILEW from the coding sequence ATGAAAGGTTCAATCCTCATTCTCGCCGGTGGCGGTCCTGCTCCCGGCATCAACACTGTGATCAGCTCTGTAGCAAAAGTTTTCCTTCGTGATGGATATCGTGTTATCGGTCTTCATGATGGTTACCGTAACCTCTTTATGGATAACCCCTCTACGGTGGATATCGATTTCGAAATGGCCGACAGGGTATTCAGCATGGGAGGTTCAATGCTTCGTATGAGTCGCTATAAACCGGCTGACCTCGAATTTAAAACCAATTTCTTTGTTAAGAATGATGTGAAACTGTTAGTAACTATTGGGGGTGACGATACCGCTTCTACTGCAAACAGGATATCCAAATTCCTTACTGAACGAAAATTCCCCATCCAGAATATACATGTTCCTAAAACCATTGATAATGACCTGCCCTTACCGGAAGGACAGCCTACTTTTGGTTACCAGAGCGCGAAACAGGAAGGGGTGCGCATCGGACGTACCATTTATGAAGATGCACGCACTTCCGGAAACTGGTTTGTAGTATCAGCCATGGGACGTGAAGCTGGCCACCTGGCCTTCGGAATCGGGGCAGCCTGTCATTACCCAATGATTGTGATCCCGGAAATGTTTAATAATACCAAAGTTACTCTGGATAAAATCACAAGGCTGATTATCTCCTCTATCATTAAACGTAAGATCTTAGGTATTCCATACGGTGTCGCAATTGTTAGTGAAGGGGTATTCCATTTTATGAGCGATGATGAAATTGAAGCCTCCGGTATCCAGTTCACATACGATGAACACGGCCACCCTGAATTGGGCACTGTAAGTAAAGCTCACATTTACAATATGCTGCTTCAAATTCGTTTGAAACAGCTTGGTATTGATGTTAAAAGTCGTCCGGTTGAAATGGGTTATGAACTTCGTTGTATCCAGCCTACCGCATTCGACCTTCTATATTGCAGTCTCCTGGGCATTGGCGTAAAACGTCTTTTTGATGAAGGACTGACCGGCTGTATGGTCACTTCAGATCCTACAGGTGACATTTTCCCTCTTTTCCTTAAAGATGTTGAAGACTCTCATGGAAAAGTAAGAACAAGAATGGTTAGTATGGAAAGCCAGAAGTCGAAAATGGTGTTCTTCGATTCCATTCAATACATCACATCCGAGGATTATACCGCAGCAAAGAAGTACCTGAAAAATCCGGAAGATTTTGATTTCAAGAAGATTCTGGAGTGGTAA
- a CDS encoding aspartate kinase, with protein MKVFKFGGASVKDADAVRNVALILKNYQHDDLVIIVSAMGKTTNALEKVLSDWFSQDEMKQQHLEEIFEYHLNIMHELFHDGQHPVFFKSGLLFGELEGHLSSSATLGYDYQYDQVVSFGELLSTLIVSEFLAAEGFNCRLLDARELIRTDDTWREGKVDWEITSQLIKNQLQKTSEKDTQPPLMSVTQGFIGATEQGHTTTLGREGSDYTAAIFSYVLNASEMTVWKDVPGILNADPKYFDDTVLIKDISYREAIELTYYGASVIHPKTIKPLQNKNIPLFIKSFIDSTKTGTVIQQGTINDHLIPSFIFKVNQVLISISPRDFSFIDEQNLSDILAIFASRNIHIHLMQNSALSFSVCVDYNERRLNELFQLLEKDFRVLFNTGLELITIRHYDQATIDRVMADGKEILLEMRSRITAQFVVKPIL; from the coding sequence ATGAAAGTATTCAAATTCGGAGGTGCTTCGGTTAAAGATGCAGATGCTGTTAGAAACGTTGCTCTGATCCTGAAGAATTATCAGCATGATGATCTGGTTATCATAGTTTCAGCTATGGGGAAAACCACTAATGCACTGGAAAAGGTTCTCTCTGACTGGTTCAGCCAGGACGAAATGAAACAACAACATTTGGAAGAGATCTTTGAATACCATCTGAATATTATGCATGAACTCTTTCATGATGGGCAACACCCTGTTTTTTTCAAGTCAGGACTGCTATTTGGCGAACTGGAAGGGCATCTGAGTTCATCGGCAACCCTGGGTTATGATTATCAATATGACCAGGTGGTTTCGTTTGGTGAACTGCTAAGCACATTAATAGTAAGCGAATTCCTGGCTGCCGAAGGGTTTAATTGCCGGTTGCTGGATGCCAGGGAACTAATCCGAACTGATGATACGTGGCGGGAGGGAAAAGTTGATTGGGAAATTACATCTCAATTGATTAAAAACCAATTGCAGAAGACTTCTGAAAAGGATACTCAACCTCCCCTGATGTCAGTAACCCAGGGATTCATAGGAGCTACTGAACAAGGACACACAACAACCCTTGGCAGAGAAGGCAGCGACTATACTGCAGCGATTTTCTCCTATGTCCTGAATGCTTCTGAAATGACTGTATGGAAAGATGTACCTGGTATTCTCAATGCTGACCCTAAATACTTTGACGACACTGTACTGATAAAGGACATCTCCTATCGCGAAGCCATTGAACTAACCTACTACGGTGCATCTGTCATCCACCCAAAAACCATCAAACCTCTTCAAAACAAGAACATTCCACTGTTTATCAAGTCCTTTATTGATTCAACAAAAACCGGGACAGTCATTCAGCAGGGTACTATCAATGATCACCTGATTCCATCCTTTATATTCAAGGTTAACCAGGTGCTGATTTCTATCTCACCCAGGGATTTTTCGTTTATTGACGAACAGAATCTGAGCGATATCCTGGCTATTTTTGCCTCCCGGAATATCCATATTCACCTGATGCAGAACTCAGCTCTCAGCTTCTCAGTATGTGTCGATTATAATGAACGTCGTTTAAATGAGCTGTTTCAGTTACTTGAAAAAGACTTCAGGGTCCTGTTCAACACCGGGCTGGAGTTAATCACGATCAGGCATTACGACCAGGCTACTATTGACAGGGTAATGGCCGATGGAAAAGAGATTCTTCTTGAAATGCGTTCCCGCATCACTGCTCAGTTTGTGGTAAAACCCATCTTATAA
- the fbp gene encoding class 1 fructose-bisphosphatase, with protein MKTLVEFINDKQTEYPGATGEFTRLLNDITIAAKIVNREIRIAGLADINGLYGTTNIQGEDQQKLDVYANNQFINALKHGGQCAAIASEENEDLIIFGNAYSQKGDYVVAMDPVDGSSNIEVNVPIGTIFSVYKRKSPSGSSASVDDLLQNGRNIVAAGYVIYGSSTILVYTTGNGVNGFTYDPSVGLFFLSHPDMKIPEDGNIYSINEANYIYFPDGVKKYIKYCQVDDKSTNRPYNTRYIGSLVADVHRNMLRGGIFIYPGNQKNPVGKLRLLYECAPMAYIIEQAGGKASDGFTPILDIEPYDIHQRSPLFIGSRKMVEKAEEFMYQNSKNFSELH; from the coding sequence ATGAAAACCTTAGTAGAATTCATCAACGATAAGCAAACTGAATATCCTGGTGCTACCGGAGAATTTACGCGATTACTTAACGATATTACAATTGCGGCTAAAATTGTAAATCGTGAAATCCGTATTGCCGGACTGGCTGATATCAATGGGTTGTATGGAACTACCAATATCCAGGGGGAGGATCAGCAAAAACTGGATGTTTATGCCAATAATCAGTTTATAAATGCACTTAAACATGGTGGGCAATGTGCAGCTATTGCATCGGAAGAAAATGAAGACCTGATCATTTTTGGAAATGCCTATTCCCAAAAAGGAGATTATGTAGTAGCTATGGACCCTGTAGATGGTTCAAGCAATATTGAAGTGAATGTTCCGATCGGAACCATCTTTTCTGTTTATAAAAGAAAATCACCATCCGGTTCATCTGCCAGTGTGGATGATCTTTTACAAAACGGTCGGAATATTGTGGCAGCCGGATATGTGATTTATGGCAGTTCAACCATCCTGGTTTATACCACAGGGAATGGTGTAAATGGATTCACTTATGACCCATCCGTCGGACTGTTTTTCCTATCACATCCGGATATGAAAATCCCTGAAGATGGGAATATATATTCTATTAATGAGGCTAATTATATCTATTTCCCTGATGGAGTTAAAAAGTATATCAAATATTGCCAGGTAGATGATAAATCCACGAATCGCCCATATAACACCCGTTATATCGGTTCACTGGTAGCGGATGTACACAGGAATATGCTTCGTGGGGGGATTTTTATTTATCCGGGTAACCAAAAGAATCCTGTAGGGAAATTACGGTTGCTGTATGAATGTGCCCCAATGGCATATATCATTGAACAGGCGGGAGGGAAGGCATCAGATGGTTTTACACCTATCCTGGATATTGAGCCTTATGATATCCATCAGCGTTCCCCATTATTTATTGGCTCAAGAAAAATGGTTGAAAAAGCTGAGGAATTCATGTATCAGAATTCCAAGAACTTCAGCGAACTCCATTAA
- a CDS encoding response regulator transcription factor, with protein MNRKALIVEDHPIVSKSISDFIQSSIRNIECHPVTNGRDGLAYLNGNKPDIILLDINLPDMNGIEFCQQAKSRFPGLKILVFTSIEQRHVIEQMMQMGVQGFILKSADTEEITEAIQQVINNSTYYSKNVTDILHSNASQSTDKILLTRRETEILRLIADGLTNQDIAEKLFISAWTVDSHRKNLLVKFNARNTAILIKTAAGMGLLDY; from the coding sequence ATGAATAGGAAAGCCCTTATTGTTGAAGATCATCCGATTGTAAGTAAGAGTATCTCCGACTTTATCCAATCATCCATCCGGAATATTGAATGCCACCCGGTCACGAATGGCCGTGATGGACTGGCATACCTGAATGGGAATAAACCTGATATTATCCTGCTTGATATCAATCTGCCTGATATGAATGGAATTGAATTTTGTCAGCAGGCTAAGTCACGATTTCCCGGATTGAAAATCCTTGTTTTTACCTCCATTGAACAAAGACATGTGATCGAGCAAATGATGCAAATGGGCGTACAGGGATTCATTCTGAAAAGTGCCGATACCGAAGAAATTACAGAGGCAATTCAACAGGTTATTAACAATAGTACCTATTATAGCAAAAACGTTACTGATATCCTCCATAGTAACGCCTCTCAGTCAACCGATAAAATTTTACTTACCCGCCGTGAAACTGAAATTTTAAGGCTCATCGCTGATGGACTTACCAACCAGGATATTGCAGAAAAACTTTTTATCAGTGCCTGGACAGTGGATAGCCACAGAAAAAACTTATTAGTAAAATTCAACGCCCGAAATACTGCTATTCTCATTAAAACAGCAGCAGGAATGGGCCTTCTGGATTACTAA